caacgatttttttaaaaaaagaaagagaaaaaaaaaaaaaaagaagatgatgattgtaccgcattttgatccgggacataatctgcatgaaCAAGCAGAacaaacaagcgctcactcttcctggtCAACAAATTACAAGGGCGGAGCCTGATACCACGTAATACCGAAGccagctggcagggaaaaaacaacggagagcacgtgagagatgacgaagctgtaaaggccaagaaagtgacaggagaaaatccgtccccGTCAAccacatcaataacgggaaccttatacagcgcttccccatacccgtcgaactcccgcaggcacaaagaaattacggaggctatcacttatgacctggctaaagatatggctcccatcaacactgtgcaaaacgagggatttaggaaaatgatcaacaccctagacaaacgctacacagtgccgtcccacaactatttttcaaatgttgcactacctgctctatacacgcagtgtcgagcaacggtggagacagaattacaagcagtacaacattttgcggcaaccacaaaatgtgagacatttattgtttttatgttcagtctcaactgttatgaagttgatgtgcagttaataagtgcaataaatatttatactggaaaagaaaatcgtgagagaatcatgatctcaattctaagcaaaaaaatcgtgattctcattttatgcaaaatcgtgcagccctactatCCACAGTaaccatagggtgagaggcagagtacacctggacaggtctccagtctgtcacagggcgtTTTTATTACCACAATATGTGATGTATTACTGCAGTGCTACCACTGCACCCCCCAAATATGAGTACAGAGGAGTCCACAGAGCAGACCTCCTGCTCTGCGTCACGCCATGCCCAGCAAACACCCACTCCACTCAGGCATCTTCAGCTGCGTGTCTGAGCACGCTCAGAGCCGGAGAGCCGTCGCATGGAGCGGTGACCTCTGAGAGTTGGACTTTAACGCGGCGGGCAGCGAGATCGATTAAAAAAAACCCGTTTCGCAAAACCTTCATCTGTCCAGCTAACCGCTGACTCTCTCCGTGCAGGAACTCAAACTTCACAAACAGCAAGCTGAAGGTGGTCTGCAGCGTGCTGGATCTGGAGAAGAAAGGAACCCACTCGGACCTGGTGGATCGGATCCTGACCTTCCTCACCGCACCGAAGAACAGTGGCAAGGTGAGCTGAGCTACCTGTGGTGCCGAGACTCACCTGGAGCTGaacttttcagtttttataaaACGTGTCCCCTGACCTTCGGCAGCGGCTACcactgaagaagaagaggaaatcGAAGAAGAAGCTGTCGGGCGACGACTCGATggcgaagaagaagaagagcaaaaCCAAAACCGCCAGCTCGTCGTCCAGCCCCAAGAAGTCCAAAATAGGAAGCAAGTCCAAAGCCATCGTCATGGACTCGAGCAGCGACGAGGACGACGACGAGGAAGACGAGAAGGTGGGAGCTTCGGCAGAGGCGGAAGGATCGGACGCCGAGGACAAACCAtcagagaaggaggaggaggagcagtcCGACAAGTCAGAGGAATcggcggaggaggaggaggtgagcaTAGAGcgaagcaggtggagctgaaGGTGATCAGCTGACAGGAAACCGcctgacctgtgtgtgtgtgtttcagtccAAGTCCAGCAGAGGGAGTAAACGACCACGGACACCAGCGAAGAAGACCGGTCCTCCCAAAAAGCGATCAAAGAAGGAAGTTTCTGATGAGTCGGAGTCAGACGCCGACAGCGACCCCGATGAGAAGGTAAACACACTAGTGGGCCTAATAAAGTGGCACATGTCGGGGCTGCTGAGGAGGTTACTGaagttcttcttctgtggtgctTCATCTGATCCGTTTCTTCCCTCGTTTCCTTCGGCATGCTTTAACAGAGATCtaggggtcaaaggtcacacagtCAAGTAACAGCCTGACGCTCAGAGAACACTGTGACGCCCTCGGCTGGTTTAAATGATACAGCGCTGTGGTGATGTCACCACACTGCTGCAGGGATATGGGGGGAGAGCAGGAAGTATGGACTATTCAGCTTCCTGCCATCATCATTTTACAGTCCTGTAGGTGATTCGAGGTCTCGGAGCTCCTTCAGGTGAGCTCGGgctgatgatgatggaggaTGTGACGCAGGTTTGATCCACAATCTTTGAATCGGTCCGACGCAGCTGAAGCTTCCTCACATGTTACAAACGCATCTTCATCCTGGACCATGGACCACATCCTCCTCCACCAGCTGTCTGTGACCATCCTCTCTCTCGGCTGTGAGCGTCTGCAGAGCCGATGGCGGCAGCTGTAACAGCCATAGTAGTGCGGTGTCTCCTTAAGACAGCCTAAGTTGATGTGTGGTGATGTCACGAGTGCCCTCTGTAGAGTGGGAGAAGCGTGCTTGCACACCTCGTGTGTTTACCTCACTAACTCAAAGTAACGTTACGGGTTGTATGAACTCTGCTCGCTTCATGTATGATGAGACTGCAGCCGTTCAGTCAGGCTTGTAATGTTGGTGTTTAATAAAGGACAAGCACTGTGGAATTGCCACTGACAGTGGTCGCGAGCTTCAGACTGTCCTGCTGAGTGTTTCTGCTGCCTCGTCCTCTAACCACTGAATACATGATGATGATTTCTTTTCCAGCCCAGGAAGAAGAAAGCCGCTGCAGCCAAACCTGCAGCCAAGACCAAGAAGGCGGACAGCAGCAGCCACCgcaggaacaacaccaacacaggTGAGCTCATCTCATCGATCAGTGTGATTGGTGGTCAGGAGGTCTGCAGCGTCGCTGCGGCATCACGCTCTCACGCTCGTGTTGATCACGGGTGTGGACCCGTGGGTCCGATGCAGGTAGCTCAGAGATTACACACAGTTTGCAGGTAAAACCATAAATTTATGTTTCACAGCGAAGCGCTTGCTGAGCCTTTAGGTGACAGCCGTCGACCTCATTACCAAAATAAGAGCCCTCAGAAACGAGGCAGCTGAAGGTGTGACGAAGGCTTCCTGTTCTGATGTTCACCCAGGCTTGCCCAGAATGTCCTGATTGGTCAGAATAACTGAGTCAGAGTTTAGTTCCTAATGAATTGGCCACTGCGTGTGTCGGAGCGACCTCCACAATGAGGACGATGATGTCAGAGACCTGGCTGTAAATctcctgttcttcttcttcatgtgtTTCTCCGTGGCTCGCTGTCGCCGTGCAGCAGAGGACAGCTCGGACGACGACGAGCCGCTCATCAAGATGGTGAAGAAGGGGCCAAGTGACGAGCAGCTGAAGGAGACGGTGCAGAGTCTGCTGAAGGAGGCCAACCTGGAGGAGATGACCATGAAGCAGATCTGCCAGAGGGTCAGTCTCCCTGCTTGTTGTGTTACCATGGTTACAGATGCTGAGCAGCTTCTTGTCTTTGGTCACCTTCAAGCTGCAGCAGCTGTCCAAACATGTGGCTCGTGGGCCCACAAAAggcctatacacacacacacagtctcggGTATTCATAACTTGTGGGAACAtctgacataatgctttccccccctcaccctcccctcaccctaactcaactgtaaccctgacactaaaaccacactTTGAGTCTCAGACATGCCTTCAGACTTGTGGGGACGGACACGTTGGTCCCCAAAAGCTGACTAAGGGGGTCAGTTCAGACGTACAgtgaagggggggggggttagtttgtgttctgtgtgtgtgtgtgtgtgtgtgtgtgtgtgtgtgtcatgtcaCAGCTGTTTGTCTGACGGTGAAGCGTGACGCTCTCTGTTCCAGGTGTTTGACACGTACCCAGAGCACGACCTGAGCACCAAGAAGGACTTTATCAAACAGACTGTCAAATCTGtgagtgtacacacacacacacacacacacactgttcttcCTGATGGTGTGGGGACATCAGCGCAGTGCTTTACTGTCCACAGTGTGTTAAAGAGCAGCAACTGGTCAGAGGCGTGTCTGCCACAGGCTTCATCTCTGAGCATTTGCTGCATGGTGTGGGTCACATGTTTGTGCATGTCGTTGCTCAAAACAAGTACTCTATTACACAGAATACTcattacattactcgttacatAGTCTGTAATTATCGTCTAACAATATAAACTGAGCAACAGTCGCACACACCGACACAGAGCCCTGTCGTGATGACGACATGCAcacaaagagactttaaagtgGTCGTCACGGTGATTGTGAAACAATCGCAGGTGCAGGCggggctgcagcctgactgctcaccTGTGTTACCTGCTGAAGCTCCAGCCCCGCTCATCAGCCAACAGGAGATCAGCTGATGTATTCTCAGGTTACCGTCCTCCTCGATGTCAGGTTAATATTTACAGGTGAatagaaatgttttgttttctgttgagGTGAAATGCTTCTCACATACAGGAAGTTGTAGATTGAAGCCACGCTTTGTTGATAATTGGACCAAATCTTTCTTGATGAACTGCAATTAATAGTCATTTGTAAAACACTCATTAATACTTAAACATCACAGACATTACGTACAGTATTTATTGACAGCAGGAAGTGTCTGTTgtgggcttttattgtgaagggtAAGGAGGAAAAGGGTTTGCTGATGTCCAGCAGGGTCATATTAGAGCAGCttcatcttcctgtttctttaaaaacaaaacaggaagcgAGGCGGCACGTCACCGTGTTTATCAAAAACACACGTGATATGTCAGAAACgatttgattggctgctgcGTGTGGACACGTTTCTCATCCTGCAGCCACCTGAGCCTCCAAAATCCAGCTCACCACCGAGCAGACACTCGCTGTCACTGTTCAGTCTGCAAACAGGAAGTTCACAAACCGCTGTCATGTgttgtttttcactttgtttcttTACGTTCATGTAcagaactgtgcaaaagtcttgagccccCTCCATTGCTTTATATTTGGCTTCTGGGCAGTCAGACTAATCTCTGAAGTGCTAATAATTCTTTAGCTTGTATgcgacctctgacctttgacccatcTGAGGACAAACCATTGAAGCAGTGTAGCATCACCCTGCACGTCCTCACGCTGAGCTGAAGGatcaaacatgcaaactctgtATTTACACGTGTGAAATCGTGCAGCTGTTCTAACACATGGGgcggctcaagacttttgcacagtactgcagCCATTGAACCATCAGAGCACAGACCCTGCCAGTTGGTGACCCCGCCTCTGCCACGCAGCGGTGCATCATGGGAGCGGCGAGGGTTCGGGGTGCTCTGGTCTCACAGGTGAACTCTGCAGGTGTTCCTCAGCTGTGTTTTCTCTCGTGCCTCCTCACAGCTCATCACATGAAGACGTGAAGGGAACGACGTCGGCGAGCAGCTCCTCCCACCCCACGTCTGCTTTCTTTTATAtacaacgttttttttttttattcctgcgTGGAGCTCTCACGTGAACTCATCACCGTTGTATCACCCGCCATCGAGTCCAGAGCAGAAGCTGTTTGTTTGATGCTTGAGGAGCAGGAAGTAAAGAGAGCGTGACTCTGGGAGAGCCGAGCTCTGGTCTCTGGTTGTTGTAGTCGAAGCTTTTCTCGagttttcttctgtcattttgtTCTTGTTTGAATCTTCTGACATGTGCTCAAAAACTTTCTGATTAAAATTCTACCTTTTTTCAACAAGCTGGTCTCTGAGCGCTTTCTAACCCACCAACACCTCACAGGCTCCTcacggggggtggggggtccaAGGGccgatgtcctgcaggttttagatgtgtccttgaccCAACACagttgatttaaatggctaaacaACCTTCTCGATGTGTTGTGAAATTGAgagagatctaaaacctgcgggacaccggcccttggaGTCCCCCACCCTGAGCGTTCATCAGCAGTGAAAGTGTAGCTGCGGTTTCCAGAGCTGTGAAAGACGATCCACCAATCCTCTGACACAGTCTTCATCAGCAGAAATCTCTGTGGTTTGGATCCTGCTGTGATCACCCATCGTGTGTTTATGGCTTTGTAAACATCTGGAGCATCAAACATTATTGAGACGTCATTTGGTTATTCACACGTGTTAACTGTGGAGCGCTCTTTCATTTTCACTCAGGTCCTTTATGGATCTCAAACCAAGGAGATCGTTACCACACTCACAGCTGTGATTATTTTATTAGCTTTTACTTGACAGTGAAACACAAACAGCTCCTGCTGCTCGCTGGCATTCATTGATGAATCACAGATCAGCATCCTCAGCTTCCCGTTACAGGAAGCAGAGCAAACAACACCGCAGGTGAAGAGACAACCTGAGTCCAGCTGTGGTAGGACGAGAGGAGTCGGGTGACAGGtcacgctgtgtgtgtgtgtgtgtgtgtgtgtgtgagagagagaggggtgcCTGCTTTTGAGGATTTTGCATCATAGCTCAGTGGCGCCACCTGGTGACAACATGACGTCAGTGTTCAGAATGAAGCCTGGATGGCAGTATTGGGGTCACACATGCTGTgacaaacacaaatcattccATCGGTTTATGAAACTTCATCAGCGAGGGACAGACTCGATGACGAGCAGCTGTTcactcatcaccatcatcatcagtcCTG
This sequence is a window from Oreochromis aureus strain Israel breed Guangdong linkage group 11, ZZ_aureus, whole genome shotgun sequence. Protein-coding genes within it:
- the dek gene encoding protein DEK isoform X2; translated protein: MSDAAEEAMDSSAVSEEEVEDQQEPSQEDRMSPNKRGSKISAVGEIIEGKRAKKTVERLDFQAPKQREKLKIGDGSGDKLGDIPRTSYQITKMKPADLKPLHAILFDRPGKMATIKKNLRLFNGFAFDADSEQFAKKREKLLKNSNFTNSKLKVVCSVLDLEKKGTHSDLVDRILTFLTAPKNSGKRLPLKKKRKSKKKLSGDDSMAKKKKSKTKTASSSSSPKKSKIGSKSKAIVMDSSSDEDDDEEDEKVGASAEAEGSDAEDKPSEKEEEEQSDKSEESAEEEESKSSRGSKRPRTPAKKTGPPKKRSKKEVSDESESDADSDPDEKPRKKKAAAAKPAAKTKKADSSSHRRNNTNTEDSSDDDEPLIKMVKKGPSDEQLKETVQSLLKEANLEEMTMKQICQRVFDTYPEHDLSTKKDFIKQTVKSLIT
- the dek gene encoding protein DEK isoform X1, which gives rise to MSDAAEEAMDSSAVSEEEVEDQQEPSQEDRMSPNKRGSKISAVGEIIEGKRAKKTVERLDFQAPKQREKLKIGDGSGDKLGDIPRTSYQITKMKPADLKPLHAILFDRPGKMATIKKNLRLFNGFAFDADSEQFAKKREKLLKNSNFTNSKLKVVCSVLDLEKKGTHSDLVDRILTFLTAPKNSGKRLPLKKKRKSKKKLSGDDSMAKKKKSKTKTASSSSSPKKSKIGSKSKAIVMDSSSDEDDDEEDEKVGASAEAEGSDAEDKPSEKEEEEQSDKSEESAEEEESKSSRGSKRPRTPAKKTGPPKKRSKKEVSDESESDADSDPDEKPRKKKAAAAKPAAKTKKADSSSHRRNNTNTAEDSSDDDEPLIKMVKKGPSDEQLKETVQSLLKEANLEEMTMKQICQRVFDTYPEHDLSTKKDFIKQTVKSLIT